Proteins encoded together in one Triticum dicoccoides isolate Atlit2015 ecotype Zavitan chromosome 7B, WEW_v2.0, whole genome shotgun sequence window:
- the LOC119337750 gene encoding tyrosine-sulfated glycopeptide receptor 1-like: MITCQKQPVVISAGTVLIVVVLLLAGPVAGACGDGEREALLTFLDALSPRAGDNIASSWLGSPDCCAWEGVGCDEAAGGGAVTRVSLPGRGLGGTISPAVARLAALTHLNLSGNGLAGPFPAELLALPNASVVDVSYNRLSGALPDVPAAVGRARLPLRVLDVSSNHLSGRFPSVLWRFTPGLVSLNASNNSFAGAIPSLCAICPALAVLDVSLNAFGGPVPPGFGNCSRLRVLSAGRNNLTGELPDDLFDVTSLEQLALPSNRLQGRLDRLRIASLINLVKLDLTYNALTGGLPESIGELTMLEELRLGKNNLTGTIPPVIGNWTSLRYLDLRSNNFVGDLGAVDFSRLTNLTVLDLASNNLTGTMPPSIYTCTSMTALRVANNEITGQAAPEIGNMRELQFLSLTVNNFTNISGMFWNLQGCKDLAALLVSYNFYGEALPDAGWVGDHVSNARLIVMEECGLTGQIPSWLSKLKGLNVLNLAGNRLTGPIPSWLGAMKRLYYVDLSGNHFAGEIPPSLMELPLLASEKTMAEFNPGPLPLVFTLTPNNGAAVRTGRAYYQMSGVSATLNLSDNNFSGSIPREVGQMKTLQVLDLSYNNLSGGIPPELSGVTQIEILDLRQNSLTGSIPPALTKLHFLSDFNVEHNDLEGPIPTGGQFNAFPAANFAGNPKLCGQAISVRCGKKSGTVTGKSSPSKTMGKGVLVAIVLGVCFGVVAVVVLVGLAVIAIRRFITNGSVSDGGKCAESALFDYSMSDLHGDESKDTILFMSEELGGGDPARKSVTFVDILKATDNFSPAQIIGTGGYGLVFLAELEGGVRLAVKKLNGDMCLVEREFRAEVEALSVTRHENLVPLQGFCIRGRLRLLLYPYMANGSLHDWLHDRRPEQEELDWRARLRIARGAGRGVLHIHEVCTPQIVHRDIKSSNILLDESGEARVADFGLARLILPDRTHVTTELVGTLGYIPPEYGQGWVATLRGDVYSFGVVLLELLTGRRPVEMMAAAGQPRDLVGWVMQMRSAGRRAEALDPRLRQGSRPGDEAQMLYVLDLACLCVDAIPLSRPAIQEVVSWLDNVDTIGTS, from the coding sequence GGTCACCAGAGTCTCGCTCCCCGGCCGCGGGCTCGGCGGGACGATCTCGCCGGCGGTGGCCAGGCTCGCCGCGCTCACGCACCTCAACCTCTCCGGCAACGGCCTCGCCGGGCCCTTCCCCGCGGAGCTGCTCGCCCTGCCCAACGCCTCCGTCGTCGACGTCAGCTACAACCGCCTCTCCGGCGCGCTCCCGGACGTGCCGGCCGCCGTCGGACGCGCCCGCCTCCCGCTGCGGGTGCTGGACGTGTCGAGCAACCATTTGTCCGGGCGGTTCCCGTCCGTGCTCTGGCGGTTCACCCCGGGCCTCGTATCGCTCAATGCCAGCAACAACAGCTTCGCCGGCGCGATCCCGTCGCTGTGCGCCATCTGCCCGGCGCTCGCCGTCCTCGACGTCTCCCTCAACGCGTTCGGAGGGCCAGTCCCGCCCGGGTTCGGGAACTGCTCGCGGCTGCGGGTCCTCAGCGCCGGCCGCAATAATCTCACCGGCGAGCTCCCCGACGACCTCTTCGACGTGACGTCGCTGGAGCAGCTGGCGCTCCCGTCCAACCGGTTACAGGGGAGGCTCGATCGCCTGCGGATCGCCAGCCTGATCAACCTCGTCAAGCTCGACCTCACCTACAATGCGCTCACCGGCGGGCTGCCGGAGTCCATCGGCGAGCTCACGATGCTGGAGGAGCTCCGGCTCGGGAAGAACAACCTCACCGGCACCATCCCGCCGGTGATCGGCAACTGGACCAGCCTCCGCTACCTGGACCTTCGATCGAACAACTTCGTCGGGGACCTCGGGGCCGTTGACTTCTCCCGCCTCACCAATCTCACCGTCTTGGACCTGGCCTCCAACAACCTCACCGGCACCATGCCGCCCAGCATCTACACCTGCACGTCGATGACGGCCCTGCGCGTGGCCAACAACGAGATCACCGGGCAGGCGGCGCCGGAGATCGGCAACATGCGAGAGCTGCAGTTCCTCTCGTTGACCGTGAACAATTTTACTAACATCAGCGGCATGTTCTGGAACCTCCAGGGATGCAAGGACCTCGCCGCGCTGCTCGTGTCGTACAACTTCTACGGCGAGGCCCTGCCGGACGCCGGCTGGGTCGGCGACCACGTCAGCAACGCCCGGCTGATCGTCATGGAGGAGTGCGGTCTGACGGGCCAGATACCGTCGTGGCTGTCCAAGCTGAAGGGCCTCAACGTCCTGAACCTCGCCGGGAACCGCCTCACCGGTCCGATCCCGAGCTGGCTCGGCGCCATGAAGAGGCTCTACTACGTGGACCTGTCGGGCAACCACTTCGCCGGGGAGATACCGCCGTCGCTGATGGAGCTGCCGCTGCTGGCCTCGGAGAAGACCATGGCAGAGTTCAATCCGGGCCCTCTGCCGCTGGTGTTCACCCTGACACCCAACAACGGGGCGGCGGTCAGGACGGGCCGCGCGTACTACCAGATGTCCGGCGTTTCCGCCACGCTCAACCTCAGCGATAACAACTTCTCCGGCTCGATCCCGCGAGAGGTCGGTCAGATGAAGACGCTGCAGGTGCTCGACCTCAGTTACAATAACCTCTCCGGCGGCATCCCGCCGGAGCTCAGCGGCGTCACACAGATTGAGATTCTTGACCTCCGCCAGAACAGTCTGACGGGCTCGATCCCGCCGGCGCTCACCAAGCTCCACTTCCTCTCCGACTTCAACGTCGAACACAACGATCTCGAGGGCCCGATCCCGACGGGCGGTCAGTTCAATGCTTTCCCGGCGGCGAACTTCGCGGGGAACCCGAAGCTTTGCGGCCAGGCGATCTCGGTCCGCTGCGGCAAGAAAAGCGGAACGGTGACGGGCAAGTCTTCGCCGTCCAAGACCATGGGCAAGGGAGTGCTTGTGGCCATCGTTCTTGGAGTCTGCTTCGGTGTGGTTGCCGTCGTCGTCTTGGTCGGACTCGCCGTGATCGCCATCAGAAGGTTCATAACGAACGGATCCGTCAGCGACGGCGGGAAGTGCGCGGAGTCGGCCCTGTTCGACTACTCCATGTCGGATCTGCACGGCGACGAGTCCAAGGACACGATCTTGTTCATGTCCgaggagctcggcggcggcgacccGGCGAGGAAGAGCGTCACGTTCGTGGATATCCTGAAGGCGACAGACAACTTCAGCCCGGCTCAGATCATCGGAACGGGGGGCTATGGCCTGGTTTTCCTGGCGGAGCTGGAGGGCGGCGTGAGGCTGGCCGTGAAGAAGCTCAACGGCGACATGTGCCTGGTGGAGCGGGAGTtccgggcggaggtggaggcgctgTCGGTGACGCGGCACGAGAACCTCGTCCCCCTCCAGGGCTTCTGCATCCGCGGCCGGCTCCGGCTGCTGCTGTACCCGTACATGGCCAACGGCAGCCTCCACGACTGGCTGCACGACCGGCGGCCGGAGCAGGAGGAGCTGGACTGGCGCGCGCGGCTTCGGATCGCGCGGGGCGCGGGGCgcggggtgctgcacatccacgagGTGTGCACGCCGCAGATCGTGCACCGGGACATCAAGTCGAGCAACATCCTGCTGGACGAGTCCggcgaggcgcgggtggcggacttCGGGCTGGCGCGGCTCATCCTGCCGGACCGGACGCACGTGACGACGGAGCTGGTGGGCACGCTGGGGTACATCCCGCCCGAGTACGGGCAGGGGTGGGTGGCGACGCTGCGGGGCGACGTGTACAGCTTCGGCGTGGTGCTGCTGGAGCTGCTCACCGGGAGGCGGCCCGTGGAgatgatggcggcggcggggcagccGAGGGACCTCGTCGGGTGGGTGATGCAGATGCGGTCGGCCGGGAGGCGCGCCGAGGCGCTGGACCCGCGGCTGAGGCAGGGGAGCCGGCCGGGCGACGAGGCGCAGATGCTGTACGTGCTCGACCTTGCCTGCCTCTGCGTCGACGCCATCCCGCTCAGCCGGCCGGCGATCCAGGAGGTGGTCAGCTGGCTCGACAACGTCGACACCATCGGCACGTCCTGA